Proteins from a genomic interval of Triplophysa dalaica isolate WHDGS20190420 chromosome 21, ASM1584641v1, whole genome shotgun sequence:
- the adnpa gene encoding activity-dependent neuroprotective protein a codes for MFQLPVNNLTRLRKARKKVKRLLCDIGLDYCKEHVEDFKEFSPSDSYMNQVYLDLCLWDPSWTKSQDYRTKQFCCSDCPFASKYFSAYKNHFRNVHREDFESRISLNCSYCTYSGNKRSLETHVRLFHMPNNVVRQGAAVPHGAQVGVRDAMRVDKPMVGDRKELPVYYCKKCTYRDRLYNVVRRHIYREHFQHVTTPYLGKNSEKQENSANAPGNSHGIHCKSCHFSPRSYEALVQHVIEFHERIGHQVTAMIGHTNVIVPRPQANIIQRGVTIAPGVRPQTPQMNRFNMPKMVGLPVGNHFKQNVAGNSVPGQVRVTLPEKAVVSGSASQSHAGKHLGGFGAHGSTHLNAQSASFSPSLKSLPLSSSGHAAAAATATLTSLQANKASASALNTSQTQKWKICTICNELFPENAYSAHFEKEHQAEKVRAMAKYIMKIHNFTSKCLYCNRYLPSDSLLNHMLVHGLSCPQCHSTFHEVEKIVAHKRMAHQNEPVDPPTGSPLTFDLTLQQGTPKNVQLLVTTYNMKETPESSSAAQPQNTNVTKPFKRATETQSDSVVRNMSQSPASQKKEVGKTLCPLCFTILKGPISDALSHHLRDCHQVLQTLHPVEKKLTYKCIHCLGVYTSNMTASTITLHLVHCRGVCQTPKGHSSKSIPTGLCSPGPGSLKRELVTPDASDPKRRKVVEQSRYYPTGFVEKPEEPVVLALDPKGHGDESYEARKAFLTSYFNRHPYPSQREVEKLAASLWLWKSDVSSHFANHRRSCDRDFITRKPAVLLGFNMREMSQLKHDMDIDAGWLFKVYDEYKSGLSRTSKFGLKAPVGFRTVDGSQAIQFKEENFNTGQSSQSNCAFKPCPGSASEPIAIDSDSESDLEEVPNNSNLQTTLRPSAVESHTKETQMQERFRYERGGSRNPPKGLDSSVSASSPEEATWSGSLSSDESHFRPAGQFEVKGKKVGLLGR; via the exons ATGTTTCAGCTTCCAGTGAATAACCTCACTCGGTTGAGGAAGGCCAGGAAAAAAGTCAAAAGACTGTTGTGTGACATTGGCCTTGATTACTGCAAAGAGCATGTTGAG GACTTCAAAGAGTTTAGTCCGAGTGATTCGTACATGAACCAAGTGTATCTTGATCTTTGTCTCTGGGATCCCTCTTGGACAAAGTCACAG GACTACAGGACGAAGCAGTTTTGCTGCTCAGATTGTCCATTTGCCTCGAAGTATTTCTCCGCCTACAAAAACCACTTCCGCAATGTTCACAGAGAAGACTTTGAGAGCCGAATCTCACTTAACTGCTCCTACTGCACATACAGCGGGAACAAGAGGTCATTGGAAACCCACGTCAGGCTCTTCCACATGCCCAACAATGTGGTCCGACAGGGTGCTGCTGTCCCTCACGGAGCCCAGGTGGGGGTTAGGGACGCCATGCGGGTAGACAAACCCATGGTGGGCGATCGTAAGGAGCTACCAGTGTACTACTGCAAGAAGTGCACCTATCGGGATAGACTGTACAACGTGGTGCGCAGGCACATCTACAGGGAGCACTTCCAACACGTGACTACGCCTTATCTCGGTAAAAACTCAGAGAAGCAAGAAAACAGCGCCAATGCGCCTGGCAACAGTCATGGGATTCATTGCAAGAGCTGCCACTTTTCACCTCGTTCTTATGAAGCACTGGTGCAGCACGTTATCGAGTTCCACGAGCGCATTGGCCATCAAGTCACCGCCATGATTGGACACACCAATGTCATAGTGCCAAGGCCTCAGGCGAACATAATTCAGAGGGGCGTTACAATCGCTCCGGGTGTGCGACCTCAGACACCTCAAATGAATCGTTTTAATATGCCCAAAATGGTGGGGTTACCCGTGGGCAACCATTTCAAGCAAAACGTGGCAGGCAATTCTGTGCCTGGACAGGTGCGTGTTACACTACCCGAAAAAGCTGTCGTGTCAGGTTCGGCCTCTCAGTCGCATGCAGGGAAACACCTGGGCGGCTTTGGAGCCCACGGGTCGACGCATCTTAACGCTCAATCTGCTTCTTTCTCTCCCTCGCTGAAGAGTCTACCTCTCTCTTCATCTGGccatgctgctgctgctgctactGCCACGTTGACCTCATTACAGGCCAATAAAGCTTCAGCCAGTGCTCTCAACACCTCACAAACGCAGAAGTGGAAAATTTGCACCATCTGCAATGAACTCTTCCCCGAGAATGCGTACAGTGCTCACTTTGAAAAAGAACACCAGGCCGAAAAGGTGAGAGCCATGGCTAAATACATCATGAAGATCCACAACTTCACTAGCAAGTGTCTGTATTGTAACCGCTACCTACCCAGCGACTCTTTGTTGAACCATATGCTTGTGCATGGGTTGTCATGCCCACAGTGTCATTCCACGTTTCACGAAGTTGAGAAAATCGTAGCGCACAAGCGGATGGCGCATCAAAATGAACCCGTGGATCCACCCACTGGATCCCCCCTCACGTTTGATCTCACGCTTCAGCAAGGAACTCCAAAGAACGTTCAGCTTCTTGTAACCACCTACAACATGAAGGAGACGCCTGAATCGTCTTCAGCTGCTCAGCCGCAAAACACCAATGTGACCAAGCCCTTCAAAAGGGCGACAGAGACCCAGAGCGATTCTGTAGTCCGAAATATGTCCCAGTCTCCAGcgtcacagaagaaagaagttGGTAAAACCCTGTGTCCTCTATGCTTCACTATTCTCAAAGGTCCCATCTCGGATGCCCTCTCGCATCACTTACGAGACTGCCATCAAGTACTCCAAACGCTGCACCCCGTGGAGAAGAAGCTAACCTACAAGTGCATCCACTGCTTGGGTGTGTACACTAGCAACATGACGGCTTCCACAATCACGCTTCACTTGGTACACTGTCGAGGTGTTTGCCAGACACCTAAAGGCCATAGCAGCAAGTCTATCCCGACTGGATTGTGTTCACCTGGACCTGGGTCTCTCAAGCGTGAGTTGGTTACCCCCGATGCATCTGACCCTAAGAGAAGGAAAGTGGTTGAGCAGTCTAGGTATTACCCAACTGGTTTTGTCGAGAAGCCAGAAGAGCCTGTTGTGTTGGCATTGGACCCCAAAGGTCACGGCGACGAGTCCTACGAGGCACGGAAAGCTTTCCTCACCTCATATTTTAATCGACATCCTTACCCTTCCCAACGCGAGGTCGAGAAACTGGCTGCAAGCCTCTGGTTATGGAAGTCGGACGTCTCGAGCCATTTTGCCAACCATAGACGCTCATGTGACCGGGATTTCATCACACGTAAACCAGCTGTATTACTGGGCTTTAACATGCGGGAAATGAGCCAGCTCAAGCATGACATGGACATCGATGCCGGTTGGTTGTTCAAAGTCTATGACGAGTACAAAAGCGGTTTGTCAAGGACCTCGAAATTTGGGCTGAAGGCTCCTGTCGGCTTCCGTACTGTAGATGGTTCCCAAGCTATTCAGTTTAAGGAGGAGAATTTTAACACTGGACAAAGTAGTCAAAGCAACTGTGCCTTCAAGCCATGCCCCGGGTCAGCCTCAGAGCCCATTGCCATTGATTCTGACAGCGAATCAGACCTAGAAGAAGTCCCTAATAACAGCAATCTGCAAACAACGTTAAGACCTTCAGCCGTTGAGTCCCACACAAAAGAGACACAGATGCAAGAGAGGTTTCGTTATGAGAGAGGAGGGAGCAGAAATCCTCCCAAAGGTCTAGATAGCTCTGTTTCTGCTTCCAGTCCTGAAGAGGCGACCTGGTCAGGCAGCCTGTCTTCTGATGAGAGCCACTTCAGACCGGCAGGACAGTTTGAAGTGAAGGGAAAAAAGGTGGGCTTGCTTGGTAGATGA
- the si:dkeyp-97e7.9 gene encoding DEP domain-containing mTOR-interacting protein has protein sequence MGANGIFSKHKSANKVKERVAQTQRHERTFMELLGSIQSTVMTRHQKAEVMIAGEQLRLRLHDSKLIKDRRHHLRTYPNCFVAQEVIDWLIARKEVPDRETAVQLMQHLMDYDILHHVCDKWPLFKDAKYLYRFRKDDGTFPFNMEVKIFMRGQRLYEYLITCKDSILQERQEMGVAYERSFPGYMFIDWLLQNGEIESRRQGLDLCKALLEHGIIQHVSQKHHFFDSGLLYQFCINFRRRRRLSELLNETESEEQECTTQQNQDDQAESPFTLRKTPPSEGNSNFSSVQSTTDLNLPTSGRCGSLEHQRHGSSGYPIAGSLSNAYAVQCNPKSVLKRNVTCEELLSPGAPYVKRVLTILGDALGWGFVVRGKSPCYVQAVDPGGPAAAAGVKVRQFVCRVNGSNVLHLDYRALSKLVMTGPQVVTLEVMEPLTN, from the exons ATGGGTGCGAATGGGATATTTAGTAAACACAAGAGTGCCAATAAAGTGAAGGAAAGAGTAGCACAAACGCAGAGACATGAAAGAACATTCATGGAGCTCCTGGGCAGCATTCAATCTACAGTGATGACAAGGCATCAAAAGGCTGAAGTTATGATTGCAGGAGAACAGCTAAG GTTACGACTGCATGATAGCAAGTTGATAAAGGACCGTAGACACCATTTGCGGACATATCCGAATTGTTTTGTGGCTCAAGAGGTGATCGATTGGCTGATTGCTCGCAAGGAAGTGCCAGATCGAGAGACAGCTGTTCAGCTCATGCAGCACCTCATGGACTATGATATCTTACATCATG TGTGTGATAAGTGGCCGTTGTTCAAAGATGCCAAATACTTGTACAGATTCAGAAAGGACGATGGAACGTTTCCGTTTAACATGGAGGTTAAGATCTTTATGCGTGGACAGAGGCTGTATGAATA TCTTATAACATGCAAAGACTCCATCTTACAGGAGAGACAGGAAATGGGTGTGGCTTATGAACGTTCTTTCCCTGGTTACATGTTTATTGATTGGCTGCTACAGAATGGCGAAATAGAGAGTCGACGACAGGGACTAGATCTCTGCAAGGCCCTATTAGAGCATGGTATCATTCAACATG TCTCCCAGAAGCATCACTTTTTTGACAGTGGGCTGCTCTATCAATTCTGCATTAACTTTCGCCGGCGACGCCGCCTCTCCGAACTGCTGAATGAAACAGAAAGTGAAGAACAAGAATGTACAACACAGCAAAATCAAGACGACCAAGCTGAAAGTCCCTTCACACTACGCAAAACCCCTCCATCTGAGGGCAACAGTAACTTCTCATCTG TTCAATCTACTACGGATTTAAATTTACCTACAAGTGGACGATGTGGAAGTTTGGAACATCAAAGGCATGGTTCAAGTGGATACCCCATCGCTGGCTCTCTTTCCAATGCCTATGCAGTACAATGCAATCCTAAATCAG TGCTAAAAAGAAATGTGACCTGTGAGGAGCTTTTATCTCCAGGTGCGCCTTACGTCAAAAGAGTTCTTACA ATCCTGGGAGATGCCCTAGGCTGGGGCTTTGTTGTACGAGGAAAATCACCTTGTTACGTTCAGGCTGTGGATCCTGGAGGCCCTGCTGCAGCAGCTGGAGTTAAG GTACGCCAGTTCGTGTGCCGAGTAAACGGCTCCAATGTGCTTCACCTGGATTATCGTGCACTGTCAAAGCTGGTGATGACTGGACCACAAGTTGTTACTTTGGAAGTGATGGAGCCATTGACAAATTAA